A single window of Blochmannia endosymbiont of Camponotus nipponensis DNA harbors:
- a CDS encoding leucyl aminopeptidase yields MEFSVTENHLESYPSSCVVSGIFEETRLFPSTKKIDDISKGYISALLNHNVLNGKVAQTLLLYDIPYLPNKHIILIGCGKKSDFNENCYKKLIRKMILFCKEISILRILCCLSEFNIKGYNNYWKIRQTIEIINEELYVFNKFKKNKTKLNTTLHEIILHIPHKNELPSCKQSIKDGLSIAQGIKIAKDLGNMPPNFCTPDYLVNKVHELSNHTNVTINIIDALKMKKLGMYAYLAVGQGSSYSPTMPIIKYNGHPEGPNVAPIVFIGKGLTFDSGGISIKPSNKMDEMKYDMCGAAVVYAVMCIAIELHLPLNIIGILAISENMINHASFRPGDILTTLSGQTVEVLNTDAEGRLVLCDALTYAARYKPDVVIDIATLTGACVVALGHHFSGLMSNNEDLSNDLIIAAEQSKDYVWKLPLDDVFQKQLKSNYADMTNVGGKSGGAITAGCFLQKFTDKYNWAHLDIAGTAWISNHCDKSATGRPVALLSQYLLNRSSHNI; encoded by the coding sequence ATAGAGTTTAGCGTTACCGAAAATCACTTAGAATCATATCCTAGTAGTTGCGTCGTGAGTGGTATATTTGAAGAAACACGTCTATTTCCATCAACAAAAAAAATAGATGACATAAGCAAAGGATATATTAGTGCATTGTTAAATCATAATGTATTAAATGGAAAAGTAGCGCAAACACTTTTATTATACGATATCCCTTATTTACCAAACAAACACATTATATTAATTGGTTGCGGTAAAAAATCTGATTTTAACGAAAATTGTTATAAAAAATTGATTAGAAAAATGATCCTCTTTTGCAAAGAAATTTCTATACTTAGAATATTATGTTGTTTAAGTGAATTCAATATAAAAGGATATAATAATTATTGGAAAATCAGACAAACAATAGAAATAATTAATGAAGAATTATACGTTTTTAATAAATTTAAAAAAAACAAAACTAAATTAAATACCACACTACATGAAATAATATTACATATACCTCATAAAAACGAATTACCATCCTGCAAACAATCTATTAAAGATGGATTGTCTATCGCGCAAGGAATAAAAATAGCTAAAGATTTAGGAAACATGCCTCCTAATTTTTGCACACCTGACTATCTAGTCAATAAGGTTCATGAATTATCTAATCATACTAATGTCACAATAAATATCATTGATGCTTTAAAAATGAAAAAATTAGGTATGTATGCTTATTTAGCAGTAGGACAAGGATCTAGTTACTCTCCAACCATGCCTATAATTAAATATAACGGTCATCCTGAAGGACCGAATGTCGCTCCTATTGTCTTTATAGGAAAAGGATTAACCTTTGATTCTGGGGGAATTTCTATTAAACCATCAAACAAAATGGATGAAATGAAATATGATATGTGTGGAGCTGCTGTAGTATATGCAGTCATGTGTATAGCTATAGAACTGCATCTACCATTAAACATTATAGGAATACTTGCTATTTCTGAAAATATGATTAATCATGCTTCCTTTCGTCCAGGTGATATTCTGACTACTTTGTCAGGACAAACAGTAGAAGTATTAAACACCGACGCTGAAGGACGTTTGGTACTATGTGATGCATTAACATATGCAGCACGTTATAAACCTGATGTTGTTATCGATATAGCCACATTAACCGGAGCTTGTGTTGTCGCTTTAGGGCATCATTTTAGTGGATTAATGTCTAATAATGAAGATCTATCTAATGATTTAATTATAGCTGCAGAACAATCTAAAGATTATGTATGGAAATTACCATTAGACGATGTATTTCAAAAACAATTAAAATCTAACTACGCGGATATGACAAATGTAGGGGGTAAATCTGGCGGTGCCATTACAGCTGGGTGTTTTCTTCAAAAATTTACTGATAAATATAATTGGGCCCATCTAGATATTGCTGGAACAGCATGGATATCTAATCATTGTGATAAAAGTGCAACGGGACGCCCCGTTGCACTTTTATCACAATATCTATTAAATAGATCATCTCATAACATTTAA